A segment of the Lineus longissimus chromosome 11, tnLinLong1.2, whole genome shotgun sequence genome:
CCGGGGTATTCCATTCCGTCATCCTAATCGTCTCTGCTTATGggtgacaggacgaggccggtccacggCGTCCGGAGTATAATGTATATTGGGAAAGGAGGATCATACATTTAATAATGTCTAGAAAGTCTAAAGACTGCTGGGTGGAACTTCCGTAGTGGACCGagacaaacaaaatggctgtttCGGTTCTCTAGAATGAAACccgaaaatttatatttttaaagaaaacgtTTATTAGAAAATCAAAAAGACTAATATCATGAATTGAAACTGTACATTAACACAAATTATTTACAGTGCAAATGCGGATATCACAGTATCCATACTATAAAAGGATTTGAAGATCATTTCATTTTTCGCGTTAGTATAACCAGAAAAAGACTCTGGTAAAACCAAGCCCAGAACGACCAGGTCCTCACtcaaaatagagaggttcataTTTTGATCCGAAGACGAAAACAAGGTGGGATTTTGACGAAGGATATCGCGTTGtctgttgtcagaaatgcaatgaaataatGTGTCTTTGTCTGATAGGCCTAGAAACGAGAATATAAAACAATCAACTATAGCCTTGGTGACATCAACCAGAGAAAAAACATACATTGTTATCGGATCAAAATATGAACCTCTTTTTTAACGTAGGTTTCACTTGAGAACCATGCAGATGGaattgaaaatgcactgtcagTCAAAGTAGTAACTGACTGAATAAACGCTGTGACAAAATAGCAATTGACcttcctggttgtgaccatgatGGACCAGAAAACATCCTAGGACAATATTGTGACAGACACGTGAAAATAGTTTAAAGAGTACAATGTCACATTTTTAATACATAActttatcaataaaataaatacTAGAATACTTCTTTCTCATGATCACAGATGTGCTTTTTATAAATAGTTTTGTAATAATTGTCTCTGATTTGACGGCTGTCCATATTTTGGGGATATTTGAAGTTCTCGCAGACTTCGCAGCCAATTCGTGATCCGTAGAGATGGGTGTAACCTAGCGCCAGGCTTCTGTCGCGATGTTGCGGCTGTACTGCGGATACGTATCCCGGTACCGCGCACTGAAATAGAGGAGGCAAACTCGTGAGGAGGTTCTTTGATTAGTACATTGACTCGATGAGATGAGAGTCAATCACCCCCAACAATCACCCTACAAAAACCGAATCCGAAATATCGAGATGTTCGCCCCTAACACACAGTCGGCTCCTTATATCATGAGTGGAATCCCTGGGCAGCCCgtcgcgtcatcctaatttggttaggtgaggaacgaggccggtccactgcgtccggagtgtaatcatGAGTAGCCTGACCTACGACCAAATCGAAAGACAGAATATCCAAATCAATTTATGCCAAGTCGCCATGTTGCAAGTTGGCGCTGTGTTTCGAATGTGCCAGTGTTCGGCACGTTGGAGGACGGGACAGGGGCGAGTGTGCAGTAAAGAGAACGATTACCACCCCGTTTGGTTAGTAGACATACGGCATCGTTTTATTTGTAACTAACTCAACAATTTTTGCTGAGGCATGCTGCTGTCATGATTCAACACATAGGAAACGAACATAGTGCATCTTGGCCGAGTGAATATAGCATTTACAGTTGCAGTGCAGTGAAATTGGGAAACAAGAAGTGACAATTTGATATAGAGAGACAAACGTTCATAAAGTCAAAAAGTTCAAAAAGGAGAAGAGAGACCAAGCCGATCTACCGACGTTGTGCGTCGGCATCCTTTCGAGACTTGCGGACAGACGCACACCGCCGTTAAATCGACATGAGCGACGTCCCAACCTTGAGATACGTCTTGGCAAATCGAagacaaaacagaaaaagtcatATCACAACACAACACACCACAAACACTTACTACACATTGGCTGGGATCGGTCTCTGAGCGTACTGATCCAACATGGGCTCCTGCCTAAAGGAATACTGGAAATGGCAAGAGGTTAGAGACGTAAGCAAGCAGTCAGATGGCGGTGTAAGGGAGAGGAGTGCAGGGACTGATTCGCATCCCCACGTTGGTTTTGGGGCCACTTGTGTTAGCATTTCGACCAGAAATATGTAAGGCTCGCTTATGATATTCTGGTTCTTCGCATGCAGTGCAGTACTACATTAAATGCAAGCAAATCATTTTTTTGTCTGATGGTGATCTTAGAAGTGTTAAAGGCTAGTTCACAACATATCCATATTTCCCGAGATTCTAATTCCGTCGATAAAGACATCCAATGACTGAGTGTCCACGTTAGTTGGGGACCTTGTGCTACCTAAATAATGCGCTTATTATGGTATTTAAAGTGAGGTTATATGGTTCataatttcactatttttatagaCAACCACGGACTTCCATATCTATTCCTATCGTGTATATAAGTCAGTGAGCAGTGAGACACGGCTGACGAAAGGATACATGGATAACATTTGGAATGCTTGGGTATCTATGACTGTTAGACCTTCACCTTGCAATTGTATGTTGGCTTCAGAGTTAACTAGCGAATTGACCTACCTTCCAAGAACCTGTCACTTCAGGTTTTAAGTAACGAACAGCGTAACCTTGGAAAGCTAAATCTGAAATGTAAAATGGAGACGTTATTAGAGTCAAGGGGGTCTACTTTTGCATGCCTTCTTTACAAAATAATGTGTACCTACCGACTTTGTGTAACACAGAAAACCTCTTGCAACATTAACTGCAATTTCATTGCGTGATTCTGTGGTTGTGAGTGAGTGgaaataatgtaggcctactttgtagTGATTGATACCTTTACGTTCATTCCTTTATGGTAACATGTTATCAACTTACCTTTGTTTGACGGTAAATCTGGTAAGTTGATGTTGTATCTTTCAGGAGACTTGTTTAGGAAGTCAGACCAGTCTTTTCGCGTTGTCCTGAAAACGGAAAGGTTTCATGAACTATTTATTATGAGAAAGGAGTCCAGGGCGCTCATCGCTGAGCGGGGAAGAATGTCGCGCGCGAATACCGCAAAAATACATGGTAGCTTCAAGTTTTAGGCCTTATCTTTCAATGACTGGAAAATTCGACAAGAAAACATTTCGTGAACCTTTTTTCAAACACGGTCAGGGGGTCCGAAACCAATTTTAAAGGTAAACAACTTGATGAACCATGAGAACATCAAGCACAAAAATTCAGGCTTCGGTGTTGTGTTATGTAAGTGTCCGGGATTTTTGCGGGGATGACTTAGACCCTTGACTAGACTGTCTCAGTTAGGTCTAATTGACCGCCCTATGCTGCTAAAACATTTTTCTCTTGACAGCTTTTATGCGAAATGGTAAAGCCGAGCAAATTTTTACATGAAGAAAGCATTCGGACCGCCGTAAAATATCAACTTCGCCACACCCCATCATACGCGGACAATATTCACTTCAAAGTACACCGAAGCGCGAAATCGCCGCTCCGCGTTGGAATTATTCCTGGAATTTTCTAGTCTATCGCGTTTTGCTATCTGCGAATAAAGAGTCAGTGGCATGAAATTTCTTTACTGGCGACTCTTCGAGGATAAGTTTTCTCAGCCCCGAGAGCGAAAATAGCTCACTGATTCATCTCATAAGTATTTCGCTCATAATTCTACGCGCAAAACCCCGCTTCTTGTTTACATGTTTCAAAAGAAGGTTGCATTTGAAAACTTACTTCAGTTCTTCTGGTGTTGTGTAATATCTGTGGATATCTCGGCCAGTCTGTGTGACATTCTGAAAAGATGCAAGTCACGAATgacatgacaatgacaataccACGTTTTCGCGTGGcagcaaggttgtgacattgtccgcaCTCCTTGGTGGCTTGTTGTGGACACTGTGCTGCACACCCGGTGCGAATTACGGTAGCTTATGTCATGTTACCCCTAATCCTGCTATAAATATTAGCATTTGACTATATAATTTGTTACATTTCAGGATTTGTGCACTGATTTATACGCCATTGCTTGTGCAAACAAATCATAGCGTATTAACCAAATGACCGAAAATATTTCGACTGAAAGCATGGTCAGACATTACATTCAGGAATTAAAGCTCTTAACCCTGCGTTAAATCGATTTCTAAACAAACTTTGAGTGTTTCTTACGCCGAACTGAAGGCAAGGTTGCGCTATCTCAAACTGACGGCGAGGCGCGTTATGTTTGGGTAAAAACTTAAAAATATTGAACAGCTTTTGTTACAGCCCAAAAAGTGCCTATTTCCTCGCATGTTTGTGACATTAACGGGAATGATGTCCAAATATACTTTGCAAGCTATCAAGCAGATTCATGTAGACTTGTGGCAACACGAAACTGGACAAGAAGAGATGACAAAAACGGCCCGTGTACTGTAAGATCTACCAGGAGCCGTTCGCGCTCTTCAAATTTCGCCGAGAATCTGCGGTGTATATTGCCCGTCCTTGGAGACGAAAACTGACTTACCAATGTGGAAAGTTTGTTTTCTGGTGGCATGAAATGTGTCGTCGTGGCACGTCGGAAATCGACTGAAAGCATAAAAGAACAAAACTTTAGCAAAAGCTGCGTTTTCTTAACCAAGTGCGTCGAAGGACGGAGAATTCCTTTTCCGCcgaatagggttccattcacaCCCGCCGTCCCTCGTCTTGACCAACGGAAGCGCCCCGCTGACGACATTTTTACACGACCGTGATTTTTATCATTTGGGATGCAACCGTTTTGCACTTCGGACAAGTCACTTTTAAAGTTAGAGCTTCGCCACTGCTGCATGTCACCAATACACGCCTGTTTGATTTCGTATCTCCAAATGATTTTTATGGCCCGAGGTGTAGTCAATAAATAGTCAATTGAAATTGTCGACTTGGCTGGTATATCGAATGTCGAATGAATAATTCAAGCAGGAAATTCAGGTCGCACCTATACGTTTGCCAATAGTTTGTGAAATATGCATGAGAACGCGCAAAAAGGCAGCTCCAACATGGATAGAATGGCACCTGAGGGAATAGGGTAGCACACGTAAGACCATcgtgagattcaggtgttttacTCCTATGCGTCATTATATCGACAGGGGGAGTATAtcttgaaaaccactggttctGCCAAGATGACGTAATAAGTCTTTGGTGATGGAGAAGAGTGTATGAGGAGAAAACATCTTTCGGGGAGGCGAGTGATAAACGCatgtcttcattttgaagatattgTAGGCCTAACATGCAGGGGAGGTATTCACAGCTCGTATTGTAGCTCAACTGTTTGTCTTCATGCGAAAGATCGGTGTCCAAGTTGTCGCCTGAGAGGCAGGGTCGTGTTGATCGAGGACATCGCTCAGAAGACAACTTTTATcccatggttgtgacaaaacGTCTGGGAAAACAATGGGACAAGAGAACCCGTGTGGAGAACATTATAATATACCCGAGGAAACATCAGTTGGTGAATTATCTATCAAACTATCTTCTCAGATAGTTTTTTGGATAAGATCTTTAAAAATTCGATGGTGTTAAATGCGTCTTTAGATAATACCCCATGCCCTCTGGAGTCGCGGATTATATTGCGTAAAAAAATCCATTAACATTCTAGGTTTTGAAATATGGATTTATGATAATTACAAGCGCAGTAATATAGTGCAGGGAATCACATAAATCTTGGTGGAACCATTGCCTAATCGATGCCTATAGTTTATAACACAAAACTGCAGCAAAATTCATATTGAAATGATTATAATCGTGAACACGATAAGCTGCTGTGTTATAAACTACTGGGTACAGTTTattcattgtaggcctacctgttTACCATAGTACTCTGAAATAGAGAGGCCTGTCAATCAATGAAAGATATATACATCTCGTAAACTCTAGGCCTAATTAAATAGAACCTAGGAAAAACATTGTCCTCGCGGGCGGTGATTGTGACCTCGCAATGAGGACATAAAATACGATGAGGTGGTTGTGAAAACAGACTTAGACATTCTCAACAGtaaaatgaatcaaaacattttttgtctTCTGACCCCCCTCCCCAAATTTTGTGTCTCCCTAAATGGGATTGGTGACCACATTGATGACTTCGTGTATCAGTATCACTGTGTCACTCGAGGAGATTTAGCTGTCACAACTTGGTCTTCTGCCGGCCGTGGCTGAAGATCCGGGTTAAGACAAACTGTTTGACGATAGCACGAGATAGCAATTGCAAGTCGATGAAGTGTCCCACTGAAGCTGAAAATACGGTTGTGATTTAACTAAAGACAAGTGTCTTACCTGGTCCGCATGTGGTGGTTGTCCGACAGTGTTCCTCAGATAGTTTGTGGGCAGCCGTGTCCATATCCATGCGCCTAAACGTGGGGAGACGGGGATGATATAACCCCTCTTTCACCGCGGCTAGTTGCACGGAACGGAACGTCGGGTACTGGTAGGAATAACTCGGGATGCGGAGGGGGAGGGTCCCATCGAGGGGGTCAGCTTTCACACCCACTGTCGTCATTTCTATGGTCTTCTGTCTCCCGTTTTAGTCGCCTACAGTCCCTGGACGAATCTTTCTATTCAACTGGTGGCCGTGTGTTTTATGCTGGCCGCTTTCTGAGGGAGAAGTGTGCCAAGTATTGTTCAGTTGACATAAAGGCTAACATTCGGCGCGGGGCTAGGACGTTGCTAGTGGTGATTGTAC
Coding sequences within it:
- the LOC135495878 gene encoding sperm microtubule inner protein 8-like isoform X1, producing MTTVGVKADPLDGTLPLRIPSYSYQYPTFRSVQLAAVKEGLYHPRLPTFRRMDMDTAAHKLSEEHCRTTTTCGPVDFRRATTTHFMPPENKLSTLNVTQTGRDIHRYYTTPEELKTTRKDWSDFLNKSPERYNINLPDLPSNKDLAFQGYAVRYLKPEVTGSWKCAVPGYVSAVQPQHRDRSLALGYTHLYGSRIGCEVCENFKYPQNMDSRQIRDNYYKTIYKKHICDHEKEVF
- the LOC135495878 gene encoding sperm microtubule inner protein 8-like isoform X2, translated to MTTVGVKADPLDGTLPLRIPSYSYQYPTFRSVQLAAVKEGLYHPRLPTFRRMDMDTAAHKLSEEHCRTTTTCGPVDFRRATTTHFMPPENKLSTLNVTQTGRDIHRYYTTPEELKTTRKDWSDFLNKSPERYNINLPDLPSNKDLAFQGYAVRYLKPEVTGSWKYSFRQEPMLDQYAQRPIPANVYARYRDTYPQYSRNIATEAWR